The window CCTGAACTGTAGTCGGGTTTATATGAAAGCTTTTTACGGCGACAAAAACGGAACGATTACTGACGTCGAAGGAAGCCTCCCCTACCCGGCAATTGTGAAGCCCGTAAATTTGGGGTCCAGTGTCGGCATCCGCAGAGTTGGAAATACTCAGGAGCTGATGGACGCGCTGGGCTACGCTTTTCAGTTCGCCGATACGGCCCTGGTGGAGCCGGCTATTCAGAACCTGAGGGAGATCAACTGCTCCGTCTTAGGTGATCGAGAATCCGCTATGGCCTCTGAATGCGAAGAACCGATCAACTATGACGCCATTCTGAGCTACGAGGACAAATACCTGTCGGGCGGCAAAACAAAAGGCATGAGCGCGGCGAAGAGGAAACTGCCTGCCGACATTTCCCTGGAGGTGCGTCAGCGGGTTCGGGAGCTGGCGGTGGAGACTTTTCAGCTTCTCGGCTGTAACGGGGTCACCAGGATTGATTTTTTGATGAACGCGAGCAGCGGAGAAATCTGGATCAATGAAATCAACACCATCCCTGGATCGCTGTCTTTTTACCTCTGGGAACCCGTGGGAATGCCTTTCACGCGGTTACTGGACGAGTTGGTTCGTTTGGCATTTAAAAGACGGCGCGAGGAAGCGGAGATTGTGTACTCTTTTGACGCCAACATCCTCGCTCAATTTGAGGCGGATGGAATCAAAAGTGGAATCAAAAATGGAATCAAAAATAAAAAGGTAGTATAACATACGCTATGGGCGAAGCAAGCCATCCGCGTCCTAACGTTCAGAAGTTCAGTCAGAAGAGTTCAGTCAGAAGTTCAGAACGTTTTAGTCATGCTTTAGCCTTGAAGGCGCGAAAGAAGCCCAAAAGCAAGGAGTCACGCGCGCGGCTCCCTGCTTTTGGTTTTTTTGTTTTTCGTGCGAAGTTGCCCTCTTTGAAATTGAATTTGAAATTGAAAATTGAATTTGAAATTGAAGTTGCCCTCTTTGAAATTGCCGGCTACCCTCGGATGAGGCTCAGTACCGACTGAGGAAGCTGGTTAGCCTGGGCCAGCATGGCCGTGCCAGACTGGGATAAAATCTGTAAACGCGTGAAGTTCAGCATCTCTATGGACATGTCC of the Synergistaceae bacterium genome contains:
- a CDS encoding D-alanine--D-alanine ligase → MKIRVGVFFGGRSVEHEVSIISAMQAIAAFDRTKYDVVPVYITKNGDLFVGEHLDKIEKYRDIPSLLKKSQRVFFHRDGDRFLLVQYPMKRFGSSVRAEIDVAFPITHGTNVEDGALQGYLKVFSIPFVGCDVTASAVGMDKYLMKALCKENGLPVLNCSRVYMKAFYGDKNGTITDVEGSLPYPAIVKPVNLGSSVGIRRVGNTQELMDALGYAFQFADTALVEPAIQNLREINCSVLGDRESAMASECEEPINYDAILSYEDKYLSGGKTKGMSAAKRKLPADISLEVRQRVRELAVETFQLLGCNGVTRIDFLMNASSGEIWINEINTIPGSLSFYLWEPVGMPFTRLLDELVRLAFKRRREEAEIVYSFDANILAQFEADGIKSGIKNGIKNKKVV